In Aulosira sp. FACHB-615, the genomic window ATCGTTCTATTGGATTTGGGACTCTGACTTTTTTAGTGCCGTTAATAGCTGGTGTTTTAGTTGGGCGGTTATTTAATTTTGGTTGGAATTCTGCTTTTCTGATTGGTTCTTTGCTGGCATCCCATACTTTATTGGCTTATCCAATTGTTAGTCGGTTGGGTGTGGTCACAAATGAAGCGGTGACTGTAACAATTGGCGCAACAATTTTTACTGATACAGGTGCTTTGTTGGTATTAGCCATTTGTGTGGGGATTCATGGTGGAGAATTTACAGCCTTGAGTTTAGCCACACTTTTGGGTGGATTAGCTATTTATGCGGTTGTGGTTTTGTTTGGTTTTGACTGGGCTGGTAAGGAATTTTTTCGGCGTTCGGGAGATGAACAAAGTAATCAGTTTTTATTTATTTTACTAGCATTATTCTTGGCTTCTGTGGGAGCGCAAGTGATTGGAGTTGAGAAAATTGTTGGGGCATTTTTAGCAGGTTTAGCTGTTAATGATGTTTTAGGACGTAGCCCAGTTAAAGAGAAAATTGAGTTTATTGGGAGTGTTTTATTTATCCCATGTTTCTTTGTCGATATGGGGTTGCTGATTGATATCCCAGCATTTCTCAAGACTCTAAGTTCGGTTTGGTTGACTGTGGTCATCGTCATAGCTTTAATTAGCAGTAAATTTATTGCGGCATTTTTAGCAAAATTATTTTATCGCTACAATACGGCAGAAATGCTCACAATGTGGTCGTTATCTCTACCGCAGGTAGCAGCTACATTAGCGGCGGCATTAGTGGCTTATCAAACTGTTAACTCTGCTGGGGAAAGGTTAATCAGTGAAGGTGTTTTAAATAGTGTGATTGTTTTGATGCTGGTGACTGCTATTTTAGGGCCAGTAATTACTTCTAGGTTTGCCACAGCTTTACAAGTTAGTGATGCAGATTTAGAAACAGATAGTCTGGCAACTTGGTGGGAAAGTCCTGAAACTGAGGTAGAAGAAAAACCACATCAATTTACTGTAGTAGTGCCGATTTACAATCCTCAAACCCAGCGTTATTTAATAGAAATGGCGGCATTATTGGCGCGTCATGAAGG contains:
- a CDS encoding cation:proton antiporter, translating into MAIQSLVASPIIAFTILLTVIFTVPPIFEKLRLPGLVGLLVAGVILGENGLKLLNSESDTIKLLSDIGKIYLMFVAGLEIDLEQFRKTRNRSIGFGTLTFLVPLIAGVLVGRLFNFGWNSAFLIGSLLASHTLLAYPIVSRLGVVTNEAVTVTIGATIFTDTGALLVLAICVGIHGGEFTALSLATLLGGLAIYAVVVLFGFDWAGKEFFRRSGDEQSNQFLFILLALFLASVGAQVIGVEKIVGAFLAGLAVNDVLGRSPVKEKIEFIGSVLFIPCFFVDMGLLIDIPAFLKTLSSVWLTVVIVIALISSKFIAAFLAKLFYRYNTAEMLTMWSLSLPQVAATLAAALVAYQTVNSAGERLISEGVLNSVIVLMLVTAILGPVITSRFATALQVSDADLETDSLATWWESPETEVEEKPHQFTVVVPIYNPQTQRYLIEMAALLARHEGGRIVPLAITKALIQMDDPQLVTALDQSQKRLKMAQEISQEFDVEVSPAIRIDDDAALGISRASRERNANLVVMGWSQTTGFRARLFGSVIDSVFWSSHCPVAVTRLLSSPTSIQRILVPVGDLTRQTIGAVRFAQIVADVNQAEVVLLHVSDRKTPPSVVEKFTSQLSEITAKGQLQVKTNIQTVKGDDVARVIIREAQAFDLAVLRSVRYRTAGGLGVSQVTTQILKELKCSIVLLGEPHS